From Amaranthus tricolor cultivar Red isolate AtriRed21 chromosome 4, ASM2621246v1, whole genome shotgun sequence:
agtgcattgaataGAATGTATAAAGCAAATAGGACATTAATAGTGAACCGGATGGAGTATATAAAAAGAGTACataacaaataacaatcataatttgatttgattaaatATACTTCATCTTATTAACATAATAATTTGCATCCAATTTTCTCACAGGGCAACATTACAACAAATCGCCAACCACCGTGAGAAAAAAATTACTCCtactatttaataataaaaactaaaacccaaaaaaaaacatGGAATTTTCctccaaatattaaatttacaaATTCCTCTCAAAACccatgaaaaaacaaaaaataatctcCAAATGGGTTCCCTCTAATTAATCAAGATAATTTAAGAACTCGGAAATTATGGGTTAACCTACTAGCCGAAAAATGATTCCGCTTTCACCATCACTTGTTATACGTCGGGATTCTCCGGCCTTactccaataaaaaaattaaaaaaaacccatGATTAATTAGTAGCttggattaattaattaatagaaaaaCTATCTAAGAAGCATAGAAGTAAGAGATTCAAAAACATGTTCATCACAAGGGATGGTAAGACCCATTTCATGACAAAAACCAAATTCTTCTTCAGATTGGTGAAGTAAAGTTTGAAATTCAGGCCTACTTAATAAAGAAATTGGAACAATGTATCTTGTTCTATTGAACCCAACATAAACTGCAAAATGCCCTTTTGGTACATCTTCTGGGTACTCATTttcttgattataaccttgTTTTTTGCCTAAACTTGAGCACCTTTTGAGTATTTGTTTAAGTACTGCGGTTTGTGGGAGTTTTGCTGGTTTTTTAATGGCCATTTTTGGTGGGGATTGAAGGGTTTTTTGGAGGTGTTATGAGATGAAGAAGGGATGTTTAATGGAGGGATTTTGGTGTTGAGGGagaggaaaagaagagaaggagaagtgtatataaagaagagaagagaggagAAAGACAGAAAACAGGAGCATGTGGGGTTGTGGGGGTAAAGGACAGACCACGGGTGGGTGGTTTTTGGGTACTTTGATGGCATGAGTTTTGCTTGGAAAATATTTCAACATTGaacaaagatttttttttaataattaatattattaatttaacatAGTGGAAAGAAAAAGGCAGAATTTATCGGGTTGATGATAATGCTGTTGTggatattaatttatatatagtaGACTGAGGGAATATATTACATGAGAAAATAGagttatttaaaacaaatttgATGATTCAATGTTTGTTCGACTTTGTAACTGAATTCGATTTAACTTGACTCAAAACACTTGATATGAAAATAATCTAATAAACACCTCGTGTGACAATCAAACTAAGGATACGTTTTAAACTACAATAGATTCGATTTTTAAAAGattgaacaaaataatttttcttaataaattgatttttcaatttaaaatttgctCATTCTCGATTAAGTTAAAGATGATACTCCTATGCCATATTTAGATCGTAAcattatgtatttatatgtgGGTGGTTTTTAGATGAAATATTGCTGCTTTAATGAATCAAGGGGAGTATAATGAATTACAACATATATACATGCTTGGTAAATGCTTTCTTTTTAATGACTAGATTGTTTGACTGTTGACTTTTAGGTTATTAGCCggttaaaattgttaaaaaaaatacgtGTTGAAAATGGTTTTTAAGTTAGCTGATAAGTTGGTCAATGTGAAAAGTACGCTtaaaataccatttttttattggtttttaacttAACTATATCTCTAATAAGTACTAGTTGATAACCAATAACTAATTTTACTATACAAATTCATTAACAATTGAGTTACACTACTAGCttaacaacaaacaaacataaaattttaacataaaaaatactaaaatagaCTAATTGGATGAGTAGAAGGGaatatatatttaaagaaaaaagttaCAAGGGtgaaattaagtaattaaatgaATGGGGAAGGGAGGATCATGAGAATTGAGATAGAGGAGCAAGTATATAGGGAGTGGTTATTGTGTCAAGGAATGTTCCCTTCCTCTaatttgttttctattctattGGTTCATAATTCTATGAAATAtctaatattcaattttttgataatgaaaattacaaaaaaggcCACTTTTCCGAATACTATTGGACACAATTTTAGAGTTTCAAGATACTAAGCTTGGATATTCGGTTTTGTCCGCTCTTTTTGTTTGGGATCATTTCCCAATTTGGAACTTTGTCTTTGGCAATTGGCATCCCAATTTACAAAAACtacctttaaaaataaataggttaaaattaaaaaaaataattataaaaatagagTGATAATTCTGATgataaagaaacaccttttgatgatataatatatattgcagcctttttttttggtttagatGATTTTTTATATGGTATCAGAGGTTTATATCacgaatttgaattttatatatacTCTTCTTATAGTGGACTTATTAGTGCTAAGTACCAACATACGCATTTTTAGCTTGAAGATGTACTCCTCTATCTCAGTCTAACAACTTCATTTAGTTTTgacacaaaaactaaaaaattgagTAGAATGAATTAAAatagtgaaaaagaaaaaatatagagtaCTGAAGTTATacccaaaaaatacaaataaaagaaaatcagctaaattactaaaatagaaaataaagcaaatagAGCGAGATGGAGAAGGACTGAATTCAAGTgatcaaataatatataattagagaAAGAGTTGAatatattatcataaaataagtttgtataaaaaaataaatagagatTTAAGGAGGAGTAAAATCTACAAAGCCATAATAATAAATGTTAAATCCACAAATGGGCAGACTGACATGAATAAAGAGGTGGTCCATTAGATGAAAAAATAGAATGGGAGAAGTAATAAGATAGAAAAAGTAATAAGTAACTACAAACCACTTCTTACTTACTCCTCTCATCCTTTTCTGCTTaattcaagaatacaacatGAAGTGTACCTGAGTGTACCTCAACTTGTTCTGTTCTTCACTCTTGATGCTTGTGCATGTACTCTTATGCAACCTAACCTTGACTCTCGTTAGTGGTTCAAAATATACTttgtataattttcttttaacatACCTTAAATTTGAGACCATACATTTTATCAACCCTCAAAAATTATAACCATATTCAGATTAGACTTCCTTTCAACTCAAACACGCGGCTTATTGTATTATTAAATGTGGTGAAAATCAACTTTTAGAAAATACGAAtctttttatggttttcacgTGGACTGAATGTATACTCTATTTATTATTGACATTGAAGTATATACCCTGAAAGATTGGAAATATAACCCCAGTATGATTTTCacgcaatttttatttatagtaatataatatgaaaGTTACTTAAGTATTATAAAATGATCAAGCAAAGTTCACTTGTAAAAATAGTAGAAATAAAACATAATGTTTTCTTCTACAGATTCTAACTTGTTTTTAAAGAATTGTTTTGTCAGTGTGTAGactgtaattattttttattttacttgcgTATTAGCTATTTAATTAGCTCGTCTAGTTTAAAGTTCTGCATTCGTTGCTTTACCTCAATCCGCAATCACATGCTTTCTCTATCTCTATGAATTACCGTTccttttaactttaaaatatttacttttatggAAATAAtctcaccactttcttttattttttgtgtCTTAATATGACATCCACGTATACAAATTATATTTCTCCatcatttcttaatttttgtgtcATCTCTTTATTATTATGACTTATTGTGTGAGAAAATGTCACTATAAGTAGCAAGTAAAATGGAACATAGGTAATATTTATATGGTCAATTATGCATTCAAACTCATGAATACAAACCCTCCACGAAAcacaaatttttacttttacCACTTGCAAATGAAGTAAGCTTATCTTTAATtaggtaaaaaaataaataaatggtaATGCAATTAAACATTCAGACCGATCAGGCATGCAAGTTCATAATAGGGACAGAACAAGCATTGACGCTCACATGTGCGTATATGTACCTAAAAGAAGAGACTTGGTGACCGGCCACATCTCTAAACAAATCTACTTAGAATTTAGAAATTGTGTATCTTCCCCCATACCCTACAATCCAGGGGACACTGACCTCTGTTGCAAGTCCACCCTTGTTACCTAGCTTGTTCATATACCACTAGAAGGATACCATCGTAACACGTATCCACAACAAACACTACGATGGACTTCCGAGGAAAAATAAGTGCTAGTTTCACGATGGAATCTGTGATGCCATTGCTCGTCGCAATATTTCACGATTGTGTTTGCGATAGAATAACCATAACGGATTTTCATCACAAGTCCATAGCTAAAGGCGTTTAGCGATGATCGCGAGGAAATCAAACGTCGCGCTATATGTTTGTTCTGTATATTGTAGTGTACTAATACATCTATACTACTAGTACTAATCATACGATACCATAAGCTATGTACGTGGTTTTGATTTAGGTTTGAATCTCGATTGTGtaatttaatactattattcatttttttaattgttacaCACTTACTAGCTTACACGTCTCTCTTTAAAGTAATTACTATCTATAAAAAGTGTAACGGTTTAAAAATCAAAGATATTATTAATGATCTGCTAATCACTTAGTAAGTCGAGTATTTAGTTATtgatatttgttttgtttttaggGATGGTACAAAACTTTCTTATAAATTGACATTATTAATTCCaagttaattaaaagtttaagtgATAATAGTAATTtcaatatacaaaatatatatatatattcaatacAAATAGCTAGCTCTCCTAATAATATGACTTCTACTCTTGCACGCCTTAGATACGTGTGGCATCAAGTATTAGTCATTGTAGATCACCTAATTATATAATCCATACATTCTTCATATAACATTCCCCATGTGTTGCAAGTTGTATTTCCAAAACCATGAAGCATAGTCCATAAATGGATATATTGAATCAAATTATAAGGCTATTTTCTCTCAACAAACTTTTTTTGAATGTACGTGAAACTATAAAATGTATGAAATTTCCATGACATCACGGGAGGCAAAAGGGTTGTTCTTAGTTTAAGACTTGGATTGTAGTCCCAATATAAATTTGCATTACCACAAAAAATATTCCATATATGACATACCATGAACCTAGGTACCTCAATATGGGTTATATAGATATCTCTTTGATATGAGGCTTTAGGTTTAAACTAAGGAAGATAGTTGATTTCGATTTTTAATGGgcgtttgacaaaaataaagttataattttataagtaGTGTTCTACATCATACACGACAACAATTCTGAATTGATGTATTGGACCTCTTTCTAATATTGAGCCCTATGCACATGTCTACTTTGCCTAGGATTACAAACGGCCATACCTCTTAGATTTTGCAAATGTTACCTCATGATCATCTGGGTTGAGCCGATTAATTCTCAGTTGGTTTAACCATTTGTGGTTCTTTGCCGGTTAAGATAATGGGTTTATCCAATGCAAAAGTTAgttgtttttttgatttttttagctAGAAATGGCTAGGCATAAAACTTTAGCAAGCTggtttgtgaattgtgatgaCAATAACCAGAAGCATAGGAGGAAAAGCTTATCTAAATAGCAAGGAAGCCATCCACAAATTCAGTCCACCAAATATGTTTTGCCCAAGTATTTTTGAACCGTGTACCCGAATTGTTGATTTTGAACAATATTTTTGGTGGCCAActtaatacaaaaattaaataattttaaaattttaagagagTCGAATAATCATTTAAACTAGCTAAggttttttgcaaatagacctTATCGTGTAAATAATGTAAGTATGTAACATAAGTTTTGCTCTTAAGAGATTCTTTGTTATTGTAATAATTGTGTATTTCTGTATTTGTCTAGCTAATAGGTATAattaatttgtgtattttttttttcttaaaattacttattaagAGTTAATGTTTTGAATATTTGTTCATAAACACTAGAGACGGCCTTATATGTATACCGCCAATATTTAATTGATTGGTAACCGTTAATGTTGAATTCTTAATAAAAGCACAAAGAGAatgaaagaaaatattattgtattgatattGAATTGTACAACGAACTTACATTTTGATATGAGGatacaacatatatatatatatatatataggaaacAGAAACAAACTGACTAAGGTATGCGGAGTTAGTTACACAGCTGTAACAAATTCTTACAATATAACAACCTATATACATCCTAACTAACTAAGGTAGAACTAAGATAGGTGAGTCAGCATTCTTAATCCCTTGAGTAAATGATGATCCTGCTTGTGTTTGATAAGCTCTTGATCTGCACGTGTCGTATGCAAGATGTAGAAGCACCTCAATGATCTATATCCttaaccccccccccccccaaactAGGATGGGGTGTAGTCATGCCTAGTTTGCCCAATAATTCTGAAAATTGGTATGAAGGTAAGATCTTAGTTAAGACATCAGCTAGTTGATGTCTGGTAGGTAAGTAGGATAGTTGAATTAATCCTTTCAAAACTTTGTCTCTTATAAAGTGGCAATCAATTTTAATGTGTTTCGTCCTATCATGAAAGACAGTGTTCTTTGCAATATATATTGCTGATTGATTGTCACAGTGAAGTATTATAGGGTTGAGGTTGTGAACTTCTAATTCAGTTAGGAGTCTTATTAGCCAAGAAACTTCTGCAGCTGCAGCTGCCATAGCTCTGTACTCTGCTTCAGAGCTAGACCTTAAAATATTGCTTTCTTTCTTGGATTACCAAGATATTGGAGACTGACCTAGGAGAAGAATGTATCCTGTGATTGACCTCCTAGTATCTGTACATGCTCCCCAATCACTATTAGAGAAGGCCTGTAGAGTTATTTGATTGGTGCTTTCAAGTCTAATCCCTTGTCCACAGGTTGCATAGACATAGTTTAATGTATGTTTGAGGGCTACCAAATGGGAATCCCTTGGTTCTTGCATGaattttggcttaaagtttgcaCAATGAAGGACAAATCTGGCCTAGTGTTAGTTAGGAAATTTAGTTTTCCTACTAGGCTTATGTACTGTGTAGGATCATCGATTAGTTTCCCTTCTAAAGCAGATAGCTTTAGGTTGCTGGGTAGTGGTGTTACTAACTTTTAGAAATTCTGAAAGCCACTGTGTGCAAAGAGGTCTTTAGTAAATTCATTCTGATGTAAAACTACACCTGAATTTGTGTATGAAAGGATCATTCATGATTGGTGAATTTTCGATATTTGTTGGTAAAAAGAGTTATATTATAGCAAAATATTctgatttttgattttcataATGAAATGGGAAATGGTATTCATGAAACACCACATCTTTGGATACAGTGACTACCTTGGTTTGAAGGTTATAAACTTTGTATCCCTTTTTATCATTTTGATACCCAATAAAAACACTTCTTTGTGCTCTTTGCGTCAACTTGTGTCTATCTCTTTTCAAGGTGCTTATAAAGCATAAGCAACCAAATACTCTTAAATGACTAAGGTCTGGCTTTTAACCAAACAATTTTTCATAAGGAGTTTTTCCTTTTAATACCAACAAGTGCATTCTATTTATCAAATGTACAACACATTCTACACAATCTCCCTAAAATTTCATGGGTAGATTGGCTTGAAAAAACAATGTTCTAGCTGTTTCAAGGATGTGCCTTTGCTTCCTTTCTACCACCCCATTTTGTTAAGGTGTGTCAGTGCAGCTAGACTCATGTTTCATGCCTTTTTGGATGTAATACTGTACTGCCTCACCGTTAATTAGTTCTTGGGCATTATCAGTGCGTACTCCTTTGACATTCTTTCCTAGCTGTTTTTCTATGAAAGTTACAAATTGTATGAAGACATGTATGAACTCAGAGTTATGTTTAATAAGGTATATCCATGTCATTTTGCTGTAATCATCCACAATAGTTATAAACATATTACAATGTAATCTAGTATGGTATTTAAAGGGTCTCCATATATCAATATATAGGACATCCAAAGGTTTGAAAGATTTACAAAAGGATTTAGGATACacatttctgttttgttttgcCTAAGGAAAAATGGAGCATATATAATCCTCTTATTAACAGCCTTTCCATCTATATCAGGAAATAATAGACGTAATCTGTACATAGGTAGATGGCCTAATCTTAGATTCCAAAGTTTGGCTCTAGTGTCTTGTAATGCAGTTAGGATTGTCCCATTGAAGTCTTCTGTATGATGAGAAATGTCCTTTTTTGTTGTGTCTTGTAAGACATATAAGCCTGATCTTGGTTTACCAAGAAGCCAGGGCTTCTTCATCAACATTTCCTGAATGAAGCATCCATTATTATTGAAAGATATTGAGCATTTAAAGTCAAGGATAAGTTTATTCACAACACTTAAGTTGAATCTGAACTGAGGCACATAAAGAACGCTTTTAAGTACAATACCATTTCTAAGATTGATAGTACCTGTATATTTCACATCAATACTTCTACCATCAGGAATGGTAATAGTGTAACCTTGGTTATTAATCTTCTTGTGATCAGTAAAATTCTCAAGTAACACATATGATTAGAGGCTCCACTATCTATGATCCATTCATAATTATTAAGAGTAATTAGGCAAGTCATACCTGCTAGTTGTGTGGTATTGTCTGCTTGATTtccttgtttatttaaaagGTCTAGCAACTGCTGGTACTGTGAGGTGGTGAATTTTGCAGTAATTAAACCATCCTCTCCATTATTCATGTTAGCATTTGACCTATCACCATTTCTTTTCCACGAATTATTCTTGAAATTTGTAGGATATCCTACAATCTTCCAACACTTATCTTTATTGTGTCCATTAATTTTGCACATATCACAGTAAAGATGTTGTTTCTTGGTTCTGTTACTATCAAAATCATTCTTCCTTGCACTTCTATCTTGATACTTTCTCTTCTCTACTCTGCAAGCCAATGTGTCATTGTTCTCCGCAGCACTTAGGCCTAGGTGAGTTTCTTCTTGTTGGAGAATTCTATAAGCCTGCGCAGATGTTGGTAGCTCTGCCATCATGATCATATTAGTGCATAcctgattatatttttttttatccagCCTCATCAAGAAATTGATTGCCTATTGTTCTATTGCACCTTATAGCACTCCTTGGCTATTTCACATGTGCATGATGAAGCTGCAGCACAGGAGCAAACAAGAATGGGGTTTAAAGAATCCAATTCATCCCATATAGTTTTGATTTTGGTAAAAAATTCAGCTATCTTCATATTAGGTGTTTGCACAAGATTATTTAACTCTTCTTGGAGAGAATATAATTGTGCATTGGAGCTTTGCCCATATCTCTCATTCAACTCATTCCAAATGTCCTTTGTTGTTTTATAGAAAAGAACACTCTTGGCTATTGATTCTTCTTGTTTACCCTTTCCCAAGCACGTTCAGCAGAGTTCTGACTTAGTTTAGGCAAACTTCCATCAACAAAACCTAATTTGTTCTTCCATCTTAGGGTTATGATCTTAACCCTTTTCCAATCTACAAACCCAGAACCAAAAAAGGTGATGTTgatcaatttttttcttaaatcagAGGGATGCAAGTAATATACTAATCCTGGATTCATAGTAGGATCTGTTGATGTCTGACCATTGTTGATATTGCTATTTACCATGGTGTGTTTACAGGAACGAAATAATATAAGGTTGAAGAAGGACAGAAGGGATGTTTCTTGAATTCTTTTTtactgctctgataccatgttgaaTTCTTGATAAAAGCACAGAGAGAATGAAAGAAAAGATTGTTGTATTGATATTGAATTGTATAATTTACATTTTGATATGAGGatacaacatatatatatatatatatatatatatatatatatatatatatatatatatatatatatatatatatatatatatataggaaataGAAATAAACTGACTAAGCTATGAGGAGTTAGTTACACAGCTGTAACAAACTCTTACAATATAACAACCTATATCCTAACTAAGGTAGAACTAAGATAGGTGAGTCAACATTCTTGATCCCTTGAGTAAATGATGATCCTGCTTGTGTTTGATAAACTCTTGATCTGCacgtgttgtgtgcaaggtgtAGAAGCACCTCAATGATCTATATTCTTAATAGTTAACAAAACTGTCAATATTTGAAGGTATTTTTGTGgcaagtttttgatttttatacaaaaaaaagtatttgacTTTAGACTTTATACAAGCAATTAATTAGTTGATCCAACGAGATGAGAAAACTAATATCTGAAAAAGAGAGATAGTGATTTATCTCTAACACGGATTTTGCTATACTTTCAACTTAATCCAACCCATGAGAtctgttatattttatttttagtcatgaccaatatttttttaattctcattcaCATTGCTCTCACCTTCctataaaatatcaattttcttgttttcttttgtatttcACCGTATGTATTTGTAGCAAATTTTATGGGACGGATATCTAAGGGTATGATGAGCTTAAAGGTGCATTCGTACGTTGTAGGACTGGTCCATACGTTTGCGCACAAAAGCAGAAATCCCATGTTCTATGATTCATATTGTTTTGCAAATTCGTAGATAACAGTCGATAGAATAAGATAAAAAGAGTATCCCACCATTCCAACATGAACAAAAACATAACCACTACACATTTTGTACagattcttttttcattttttaataggaattttattttcatttattattcttctttaattagttagatttataattttatcttaaatttatataaaaaaatgtgatAAATTGAATAAGAAGACAGAATTGTCATTTTATCTAACACCAATTTTGTTACTTTAACTGACtacaattacaattttaattcaAGTAATTTTACATTGAATTACTCAATCTTTAGGGGATCTTATGTCGTATATTAAAAGGGTCACGGTTATTAtccaaacaaacaaattaaaaggcaTGGGTTCAAACTCTCAACCTCTTGTTTAGAATATTCTTCTATACTCTTCAATATTTACAATCTAAACcacatttttttaatgtaaaatatataatgttttaattttataaaatgacccaaaaa
This genomic window contains:
- the LOC130810400 gene encoding protein SMALL AUXIN UP-REGULATED RNA 51-like, translated to MAIKKPAKLPQTAVLKQILKRCSSLGKKQGYNQENEYPEDVPKGHFAVYVGFNRTRYIVPISLLSRPEFQTLLHQSEEEFGFCHEMGLTIPCDEHVFESLTSMLLR